The genomic window AAAATTGTCCTTCATTGCAAGCAGAAATTGTGTTCTCATTTCCAGACTATCCAACTGCAAGCAGCCAGCAGCAATCAACGGCACTGTTCCCCAGCCCTGAGGAGGCACTGGGTAGGTAACCCACTGTCCTTCCAAAGACACTTCCCAGCAGCCTGTGGCATTGCCTGGGAAGAGAGGCAGCACATGGGCTGTGTCTGCATTGTGTTCAGAAggcaaacaaaccaacaaaccctctgccctctcaggaATCAAATCCTGATCCTGGACACTCACGGGATGAGCTCTGGAGGCCAGAGATGGTTCCCTTTTGCATCTCCTTCAGCAGCAGTGTTGGATCAGCTCTGCATTGCtgtctcccagggaagagctgatgactgtgctgccagtgcagagcagtgtgTGGCAGGGGAAGGGCCAGCAAGAAGAGCCCTCTGgtatcccagccctgcagtgagcaggatGGATCATGTGGCTGCACTGCTTTGCCAATAGCGTGGCATTGCTGGCGTCTCAACTCAGGGCCACTCCCATTGGCTAAATAGctgcttccccccccccccccccataccATTTGCCTCTGTCTCCTGAGCAAAGACTGGCAAGCTAGATAATGTTTCCTGTGGTGCTCCCTCTCTGTCTCATGCCTGGTGACTCTTGGGCTGGGATCAGCTCCAGAGGCTTTTGGGGCTCCCTGGTGGTCTGCTGACAATTCTGAGCAGGACCACTCATGTATTTCTCTGTCTCTAATTTACCTCTATTCTCACATATTTTTCTGACTCTAAATTCCTCTTACCTCTCTTATGTAAAGGGATCCTTCTGTGATTGTGGACATGGATTTTCCCACACCTGTTCTTCCCTCCTGCAGGATGCCCACCACAATGGGAAATACATGGGAGAAAATGCTATTTCTTTAatccagagaagaaaaaaaaggactggAATGCATCCCGTGCAGAATGTACTGCTATGGGTGCAGACCTCGTCATCATTGATAACAAGGATGAACTGGTGAGATCCAAATCCCTGGGGCTGTTCCAGGGTTGTCTGAGCTGCAGGACAAAGGCCTGAGCAGTTCCACTTGtgtgtgctcctgctgcctgtctTTGGGATCTCCAATGTACTGCCAGCCAAagacacccccagctcagggtgGAGCAAACTCTTGCAGAGGAAGATGCATCCTGGGAGGTGGGGTCTTTTCCTTGGAAGCTTCTATCCCCAGGGTGCTCCCATGGGACAGAACATCCTCACTGCCAAGTTGATTTGTGATGTACAGAAAATTTTATCACACAAGCCAAAGAGGTCAAACAGACACTTACTTGTAAGAACCATTGCTTTGGCAAAATCCAAAAAGGCTTTCACACCACCATCAGAATAGGAAGGTTTCTCCAGCTATCAAGTCACATCTCTCTAATTTAATATAGTGCTTTAAAGGTTACACAGGTGCTTACATCTCCTCACAGGAAGCTGCAGTAAGAAAGATGATattaattaaaatggaaaattaaaatggaaaaaagcctCTGCAGCTGTGGGCAGAGGTGATGTGGCTGGTGCTCactgtgctctctgtgctggctgTTTAGCACTCAGCTTTCTGTGCCTCTGGGGGACAAAATATCATTTTAATCTGTTGTCATTGTTGCCTTCCTTTCAAGGTTTACCTCATGGAACAATCAGAAGATACTTACTACTTCCTTGGTCTCAGATACTCTGTAATGGAGCAGAAGTGGAAGTGGATTAACAACGTGGAACACGACCCAGCCCTGTAAGCTCATTGCAGCACTCACTGCCAGGCCAGGtctgcaaaaaggaaacaccCAAACCCAGAGCAGAGAGTTGAGAGCACAGGTGACACCGGGGACTGGGATTGGGGTTCCTTGAGATCCAGGGGCTTCAGCACATCTCTGTGACAAGGAAAAGGAGCCTTCAAGTCCCCTGGGAAGACAGTCAAGTGCCAGCAGGATGGCAGGAGAGGACACAGGTGCAGTtgtggtggggagggaaggcTCTGACTGGATGGCTTgtgtggggaaaggaaggatagaggggacagggacaagaGAGGGTGATGTCAGTGCCACTGGATGGAGGTGCCCAAAGCAAGGGAAGGTGTCTGGATGGGAAAGCTTTGCCCATGTATTTTTGTGGAGAtatggggaagaaaagcaaggaaTGGGAGGGAGACTCCAAGTGGGAAATTTGTGATGCCACTGACAATAAGGGAGcctggcagcagggccaggggccTCTGTGCCTTCCGCTGCATCCCATCCAGCTGTGTCAGGAGTGCAACTAAAGCTGACTTTTTCTCTTGCTTCAGGTTTAAGATAGAGCATATTAACTTTTTGAAGTATCTCTGCCCAGAGATTGGATATGGCAGAGTTTCAGCTGCACCTTGTGGTGGACACCCAAAAACACAAATCCTGTGTGAAAAAGCTGCAAATACTTTTAGAAAGCATTCGTAAAGACAGCTAAAAACAAGAGGTCCAGAAACGAATCTTATCTCCAGATTCCTGCAAAAAATGTGGATAGGATTTGTATGATCTATCTTTCGCTGCCCAAACGTCCAGCCAAAGGGACTCCTCCAACCTTCCTTTAGACACCCTGCAAAGCCCAGCACATTGCCCCCAAGGTGGGAGTCTCACATCAGATGGATACCCCTCACCAGGAACCTGCATTTGCACCCAGTGGGGGTCTGGGACTCGCTCCTCCCACAGGTCTCCCTTTCAGGCAGCCTGTCAGGGTACaggagcccagcctgggcacagctgtgATCCCAAACACATCTTGTCTCTCACTCACACATCCCTCTCTCCCCatgtgtccccagccctgccagtgcaCAGGGAGCCCCTTGCCAGCCTTGccatgccctgctctgccctgcagccacCAGGGAAGGGGAACACCTACTTGTGTTTTGgctcctgtcctgtcccacagACAGGATTGACAGGACACAGTCCAATATGTGTGTTTATAAACCTTCCTGTGGACAAGACTGTCTGTGAAACAGCCACACAGGACACCAGACCCtgtggggctgaactgagaatCCCCTTTGCTTCATGGACCCTCCTGAAGGCAAGGGACAGGGAAACAGCTCTTCCCTGGAAGCCACAGGACTTCTCTTGGAGCCTTCAGCAAGCAGCAGACCCAAGCAGCTCTGCATCAGAGGGAACAGAAAGGGGAAGCTGCTCTGGGACCTTTGAGGAACTACAGGAATTTCATCAATCCCAGAAAGCCACAGGATGTGAAATGCTTCTCTGCAAGAAAATCCCTAATAAAGGCAGAAGTTTGGTCAAAAGGGGTTTATTTCCTCTGcctctgtgtttttcttggtCATAAAGTAACCTTCTCtgattttggttttaaacaT from Pithys albifrons albifrons isolate INPA30051 chromosome 3, PitAlb_v1, whole genome shotgun sequence includes these protein-coding regions:
- the LOC139669369 gene encoding killer cell lectin-like receptor subfamily G member 1 translates to MAQNVINADLNLPESATPRVQQVSDVSGKSCCSRPCVPVLITAIILALVIVVCRIIMYYPTASSQQQSTALFPSPEEALGCPPQWEIHGRKCYFFNPEKKKKDWNASRAECTAMGADLVIIDNKDELVYLMEQSEDTYYFLGLRYSVMEQKWKWINNVEHDPALFKIEHINFLKYLCPEIGYGRVSAAPCGGHPKTQILCEKAANTFRKHS